The following coding sequences are from one Rutidosis leptorrhynchoides isolate AG116_Rl617_1_P2 chromosome 11, CSIRO_AGI_Rlap_v1, whole genome shotgun sequence window:
- the LOC139876923 gene encoding importin subunit alpha-2-like, whose product MSLRPSARTEVRRNRYKVAVDADEGRRRREDNMVEIRKNKREENLLKKRQVLTSAQPLVTGVPVQTSTVEKKLESLPSMVAGVYSNDNNMQLEATTQFRKLLSIERSPPIEEVIQSGVVPRFVEFLIREDFPQLQFEAAWALTNIASGTSENTKVVIDHGAVPIFVKLLGSPSDDVREQAVWALGNVAGDSPRCRDLVLGHGALIPLLSQLNEHAKLSMLRNATWTLSNFCRGKPQPPFDQTRPALPALERLVHSNDEEVLTDACWALSYLSDGTNDKIQAVIDAGVCQRLVELLMHPSPSVLIPALRTVGNIVTGDDLQTQHIIECGALPCLLSLLTHNHKKSIKKEACWTISNITAGNKEQIQIVIEAGLIAPLVNLLQTAEFDIKKEAAWAISNATSGGTNDQIKYLVSQGCIKPLCDLLVCPDPRIVTVSLEGLENILKVGEMEKLSGNSGDVNIYAQLIDDAEGLEKIENLQSHDNNEIYEKAVKILETYWLEEEDEVVDDGAQAGFNFGGNNVQVPSGGFNFNS is encoded by the exons ATGTCTTTGAGACCGAGCGCAAGGACTGAGGTTCGCCGGAACCGTTACAAGGTGGCCGTCGATGCGGATGAAGGACGGCGGCGTAGGGAGGATAATATGGTTGAGATCCGTAAGAATAAGAGAGAGGAGAACTTGCTGAAAAAACGTCAAGTGCTTACGTCAGCACAGCCGTTGGTTACTGGTGTTCCGGTTCAAACCTCAACTGTTGAAAAAAAG TTAGAGAGTCTTCCTTCTATGGTTGCGGGAGTATACTCCAATGATAACAACATGCAGCTTGAGGCAACTACTCAGTTTCGCAAATTGCTTTCCATAG AGCGGAGCCCACCAATTGAGGAGGTTATACAATCTGGAGTTGTGCCCCGTTTTGTTGAGTTTCTTATCAGGGAAGATTTTCCACAGCTTCAG TTTGAGGCTGCATGGGCACTCACAAACATTGCATCAGGAACATCTGAGAACACCAAAGTCGTAATCGATCACGGGGCAGTCCCAATTTTCGTCAAGCTTTTAGGTTCTCCAAGTGATGATGTGCGCGAGCAG GCTGTTTGGGCGTTGGGAAACGTTGCTGGTGATTCACCTAGATGTCGTGATCTTGTCCTTGGTCACGGTGCTTTGATTCCTTTGCTTTCGCAACTAAACGAGCACGCTAAGTTATCTATGCTAAGAAATGCCACGTGGACATTATCGAACTTTTGTCGAGGCAAACCGCAACCTCCTTTTGACCAG ACAAGACCAGCTCTACCAGCTCTCGAGCGACTCGTTCATTCGAATGATGAAGAGGTTTTGACAGATGCATGCTGGGCTCTTTCTTATTTGTCTGATGGTACAAATGACAAAATTCAAGCTGTCATTGATGCTGGTGTGTGCCAACGCCTTGTTGAACTTCTCAT GCATCCATCTCCTTCGGTACTCATTCCTGCGCTTCGAACTGTTGGAAACATCGTGACAGGCGATGATCTTCAAACTCAG CATATTATCGAGTGTGGTGCACTACCATGTCTGTTGAGCCTGTTGACCCATAACCACAAGAAGAGCATTAAGAAAGAGGCTTGCTGGACTATCTCAAATATCACTGCTGGAAACAAAGAACAGATACAG ATTGTGATTGAGGCCGGGTTAATTGCACCCCTCGTCAATCTGCTCCAAACAGCTGAATTCGATATTAAAAAAGAAGCCGCATGGGCAATATCAAACGCCACTTCTGGTGGTACCAATGATCAAATCAA GTATTTAGTGAGTCAAGGGTGTATTAAACCCTTGTGTGATCTTCTTGTATGTCCCGATCCAAGGATCGTAACTGTTTCTCTAGAAGGGCTCGAGAACATTCTTAAAGTAGGAGAAATGGAGAAGCTTTCGGGTAATTCGGGTGATGTGAATATTTATGCCCAGTTGATAGATGATGCTGAAGGGCTTGAAAAGATTGAGAATTTGCAAAGTCATGATAATAATGAAATTTATGAAAAAGCTGTTAAGATTCTTGAAACGTATTGGTTagaggaagaagatgaagttgTTGATGATGGTGCTCAGGCTGGTTTTAACTTTGGTGGTAACAACGTTCAAGTTCCATCTGGTGGATTCAATTTCAACAGCTGA
- the LOC139874257 gene encoding two-component response regulator ARR2-like has translation MLCGCDLILLFVVKLMNLGSGSQVVNKQSMMPSSSGTSWKSSGAVSGAGGGDGAVPDQFPAGLRVLIVDDDSTCLMILEKMLRHCNYEVTRCNRAEVALKYLRENKNGWDVVISDVHMPDMDGFKLLEHIGLEMDLPVIMMSADDSKSVVMKGVTHGACDYLIKPVRIEALRNIWQHVVRKRKHEWKDFDPSSASADEKKPPEEPDYSSSANEGHNWKNTKRRKDEDDEADEGDDSSSLKKPRVVWSVELHQQFVAAVNQLGIDKAVPKKILELMNVPGLTRENVASHLQKYRLYLRRLSGSQHPGGMTAGFMGGPDSGYGSISSLSGLDLQALAASGQLGQLGQLGQLPPQSLATLQVAALGRSNNSKSTMSVDQRNIFSFENPKSRYTEVQSQRLTNDNSSSNSNSSKQMNLLPGIPTNMEPKQFANLHQSSQHSFGRMNNQVLIQMGGQGHIQSQLQSTTNPHHGLRQPVLSNEMLTRGGVVDIYNPVLSQNSSVVDFSGNHKTDSSGSTYHPGGNLGIPNVSTASSTLQGSGNLDTKLLRRGVVPSYDIFDDLNQNGLRDWGGLQDVGLTFDPSQHTMHGGNNRNLSNVGQRHNNMVKAESIHDESSHNVLYTEQYGQDDLLAAILKQQHQEAVGQSENEFGFDAYALDNLPV, from the exons atgttatgTGGGTGTGATTTAATTTTGTTATTTGTGGTAAAATTGATGAATCTTGGTAGTGGAAGTCAAGTTGTTAACAAACAATCAATGATGCCTAGTTCTAGTGGTACTTCTTGGAAGTCATCCGGTGCTGTTTCCGGCGCCGGCGGTGGCGACGGTGCTGTCCCTGATCAGTTTCCGGCAGGTCTACGTGTACTTATTGTTGATGATGACTCAACTTGTCTTATGATCTTGGAAAAGATGCTTAGACACTGCAACTATGAAG TGACTAGATGCAACAGAGCTGAAGTGGCTTTAAAATATTTGAGGGAAAATAAAAATGGATGGGATGTTGTTATAAGTGATGTTCATATGCCTGATATGGATGGATTTAAACTACTTGAACACATTGGACTTGAAATGGATCTCCCTGTTATTA TGATGTCAGCTGATGACAGCAAGAGTGTAGTTATGAAAGGTGTTACACACGGGGCATGCGATTATTTAATAAAGCCCGTTCGTATCGAGGCATTACGTAATATATGGCAACATGTGGTTCGAAAAAGGAAACACGAGTGGAAAGATTTTGACCCGTCGTCAGCAAGTGCTGACGAAAAGAAACCGCCCGAAGAGCCTGATTACTCTTCTTCTGCAAATGAAGGGCATAATTGGAAAAACACAAAAAGACGAAAAGACGAGGATGATGAAGCTGATGAAGGAGACGATTCTTCTTCTTTAAAGAAGCCTCGTGTTGTTTGGTCCGTTGAACTTCATCAACAGTTTGTGGCAGCCGTTAATCAACTTGGAATCGATA AGGCTGTCCCGAAAAAGATATTGGAGTTGATGAATGTTCCCGGATTAACTCGAGAAAACGTCGCCAGTCACCTTCAA AAATATCGTCTTTATCTTAGAAGACTCAGCGGATCACAACATCCAGGTGGAATGACAGCTGGCTTTATGGGTGGGCCCGATTCAGGGTACGGTTCAATATCGTCACTCAGTGGACTTGATCTTCAAGCTCTTGCTGCAAGTGGTCAACTTGGTCAACTTGGTCAGCTTGGTCAACTCCCACCTCAAAGTCTTGCGACTCTTCAAGTTGCGGCTCTCGGCAGGTCAAATAACTCCAAGTCAACTATGTCCGTTGACCAAAGAAACATTTTCAGCTTCGAAAATCCAAAGTCAAGATATACAGAAGTCCAAAGTCAACGTTTgactaatgataatagtagtagtaatagtaatagtagtaagCAGATGAATTTACTACCCGGGATACCTACAAATATGGAACCGAAACAGTTTGCAAATTTACATCAGTCCAGTCAGCATTCGTTCGGAAGAATGAACAATCAAGTTCTAATCCAAATGGGTGGTCAAGGCCATATTCAAAGTCAACTTCAGTCAACTACAAACCCTCATCATGGTTTAAGGCAACCGGTCTTGTCCAACGAGATGTTGACACGTGGCGGAGTGGTTGATATTTACAATCCCGTGTTGTCACAAAACTCGTCCGTTGTGGATTTCTCGGGGAATCATAAAACCGATTCGTCTGGAAGTACGTATCATCCCGGGGGTAATTTGGGAATTCCAAATGTTTCGACTGCATCATCGACTCTACAAGGAAGCGGGAACTTAGATACGAAGCTCCTGAGAAGAGGAGTTGTTCCAAGTTATGATATATTTGATGATTTGAATCAAAATGGATTGCGTGATTGGGGTGGTTTACAAGATGTTGGGTTGACCTTTGACCCGTCTCAACATACAATGCACGGAGGAAACAACCGTAATTTGTCAAACGTTGGTCAACGACATAACAATATGGTCAAAGCCGAAAGTATTCATGATGAAAGCTCTCACAATGTATTATATACCGAACAATATGGTCAAGATGATCTCCTAGCCGCAATCTTAAAGCAA CAACATCAAGAAGCGGTTGGGCAGTCAGAAAACGAGTTTGGGTTTGACGCATATGCATTGGATAATCTACCTGTGTAA